The Leptospira wolbachii serovar Codice str. CDC genome segment GTTTCCAAAACACTATAATGGCTATGAATTTCTTCCTCGTTGTCCAAACCTGTTTTTTCTGCCTCAGCAGCAATTTTATTCAATGCTTCTGACCGTTTTTCTTCATGTTCTTTTTCGATCTTAGCCACAGTGGTTTCTGGTCCATTGGAGTTTTGAGATCCTATTTGTTTTTGGACTGTTTCTTGAGCGATAGAGACAAGGGTCTCTGCTTCCGCTTTTTCTTGAGGAGAAACAACACTCTCTGTTTTGGAAAGTCCACTATCAAAATCGGTGAATCCAGCCAATTGTTCGTTTGTGAGAGCATTGGCAGCAACCTTAGCATTGATCAGATAGACAAGTTCATTTAAATTAGGGTTTACTTCTAATCGTTCGCCTGGCTCCAAAACCACTTCGTTTTCTTCTAATGTTTTCACCAAACGATTGTAATTTTCGATAGAAAGCCCTTCATTAATTTCAATTAACTTGGGGGAAGTTTTAAACGCAACAGACACGGCCCCTTCATATACCTTTACCTTAGGCACAGATCCTTTTTCTAATTCAAAGGAAAACACAGTACCGCGAACACCCGCTACCATGGTAGGAGAAGTCACAGAGAGGTTTTGTCCCGACTTTAATTTGACCGATTTAACCAGAAGGTTCCCCGTCCACAGATGAATGTCGGTATTCAGTCGGCTTTCCCCCGCAATGTCACGAAATAAAACATCTGAATTGTCTTTGATGCGGATCACTTCTCCTCGATAGGTTTGTAAATCCACTCTACCTAATTTTGTGACAACTCGGTCTCCCGGCCGTACAACATCCCCAAGTTTTGCTTTCGATTCTTTTCCTTGGGATGTGATAGTAATGTTACCTTGTAAAAAAGTGATTACGGCGCCAGCCGTCTGGTCTTTCGTTTGATTGGAACCGAACTGCAATCGATTGCATTGAAATGAGAAAAGGACGAGAGCGAAGAGAGTGATTATAGTTTTCATATTTTTTTCCGATTGAACCTTGTAAAAGAACAAACAATTCAGAATAGGTCCATTTTCAAATTTGTAAAAACAAAATCTAGTTTTTAGGAAATTAATTCGTTTTTTCGCCTGGCTCCTCAGGAACCGAAACAAGAATGTAGCCGATAACGAACCAATTTAATCCAATAAACAAGAGTTCACCGGCCCATACGATAACTCGACAACAGGCGACCAAAAACCGAGCCGTGAGCGCAAAGGAGACCGAAATAACAAAAAATACTGAGTAAAAAAGCTGAAATTTATTTCTTCAATTCGGAAATTTTTTTCCCTACATGAGAAGGGGAACTGAAAAATTTTGCCCTTCCTATCTTTTGTGATCGGTAAATACCACTATGCCCAGAAAAGATGTAGGCAAGGAGAGAGGCAAAAAAGAAAAAGATTCCCGGTTCCCAGCCGAACAATTCCATTCCCATAATCGCCGAAGCTAGCGGTGTATTACTGGCACCCGCAAATACAGAAATAAAACCAATCCCAACAAAAAGTGTTAGGTGAGCTGGATCAAAAAAACCAAAAATATTCCCCAAACTGGCACCAATAAAAAATAGGGGTGTGACTTCGCCTCCCTTAAAACCAGAACCAATTGTAATGGCAGTGAGGAGTAACTTAAAAAGAAACGATTCCCATGGCAAAGATTCAACAAAAGCAGTTTGAATTGTCGGAAGTCCTAAACCAAAATAAGTAGGACTTAGGCCAATACTGAATAAGACAACGAGTATAATCCCACCAAAAAATGGTCGTAAAGGAGGATATTCGATCCATACAGCAATCAATTCAGATAGTGTATGGACAGACCCACTAAAGAACCTAGCTACCCATCCAGAAAGGATTCCAATAACCACCAAACAAATGATAGTAGTGCTAGTAACATCCAATAGGATTTTTGGATAATGTGAATGACTGACTCCCCAAAATAAACAAACCAAATGAGAAAGATAAGCTGTTATTAAAGTGGGAAGAATTAATTTCCAACGGTAAGTTCCAATCCGAATTACCTCAATAGAAAAAATCGCGGCAGCAAAGGGAGTTCCAAATACCGATGCAAATCCAGCACTCATTCCTAGTATAATCAGTGTTTGTTGTTCCTTATGACTTAAAGGGAACAAACGGACAAACTGGTGGGCGATCGATCCACCCATTTGGACGGCCGTCCCTTCCCTTCCCGCTGATCCACCAAAAAGATGGGTAACGAGTGTTCCCAAAAAAACAAAGGGAGTCATTCGTATCGGAATGATAGAGGTGGGAGAATGGATCTCCTCTATGAGTAAATTATTTCCTTTATGAACTTGCTTTCCATAATGAAAATAGAACCATCCAATCGCAAATCCGGCGAGAGGAAGGAAATAAATAAACCATGGTTTTGATTCCCGAATCTCTGTAACTTTTTCTAGTGCCACTAAAAAAAGCGCAGAGGCAGATCCAACTAAAAGAGCGATTGAGGCAATGATGCTGAACCATTTCCCAAAAAAACGTAGGTGGAAACTTCCCAAAGAATCGAATTCTATTTCCTTGTTTAGTGAGCTCTCTTCCGTCATCTACCTTTCCATCAAATGAAATTGATTCTTCCTCGAAAACTAACTTTTGGAAACTTTAAAAAATCAATACTTAGGTATTGACCTTAGTATTAAAATCTGATAAAATGCCAATATGGTCAAAAAAACCTACAATATTGATGTCGTTTTACAGGCACTCTCCGATCCAACGAGACGCCAAGTCATCGAACGACTCGGTATGGGTCCCGCAAGTGTTAGCGATTTGGCTGCACCCTTTTCCATGGCAATGCCTTCCTTTATGCAACATTTAGATATTTTGGAATCTGCTCAACTGA includes the following:
- a CDS encoding chloride channel protein gives rise to the protein MTEESSLNKEIEFDSLGSFHLRFFGKWFSIIASIALLVGSASALFLVALEKVTEIRESKPWFIYFLPLAGFAIGWFYFHYGKQVHKGNNLLIEEIHSPTSIIPIRMTPFVFLGTLVTHLFGGSAGREGTAVQMGGSIAHQFVRLFPLSHKEQQTLIILGMSAGFASVFGTPFAAAIFSIEVIRIGTYRWKLILPTLITAYLSHLVCLFWGVSHSHYPKILLDVTSTTIICLVVIGILSGWVARFFSGSVHTLSELIAVWIEYPPLRPFFGGIILVVLFSIGLSPTYFGLGLPTIQTAFVESLPWESFLFKLLLTAITIGSGFKGGEVTPLFFIGASLGNIFGFFDPAHLTLFVGIGFISVFAGASNTPLASAIMGMELFGWEPGIFFFFASLLAYIFSGHSGIYRSQKIGRAKFFSSPSHVGKKISELKK
- a CDS encoding ArsR/SmtB family transcription factor — encoded protein: MVKKTYNIDVVLQALSDPTRRQVIERLGMGPASVSDLAAPFSMAMPSFMQHLDILESAQLIYTEKVGRVRICYLNQNPFSVMESWLQVQKSLWETRLNQLDSFLLKTKGKKI
- a CDS encoding FecR family protein, whose product is MKTIITLFALVLFSFQCNRLQFGSNQTKDQTAGAVITFLQGNITITSQGKESKAKLGDVVRPGDRVVTKLGRVDLQTYRGEVIRIKDNSDVLFRDIAGESRLNTDIHLWTGNLLVKSVKLKSGQNLSVTSPTMVAGVRGTVFSFELEKGSVPKVKVYEGAVSVAFKTSPKLIEINEGLSIENYNRLVKTLEENEVVLEPGERLEVNPNLNELVYLINAKVAANALTNEQLAGFTDFDSGLSKTESVVSPQEKAEAETLVSIAQETVQKQIGSQNSNGPETTVAKIEKEHEEKRSEALNKIAAEAEKTGLDNEEEIHSHYSVLETIHKSNGDVLSGAVVAQLGDIFIIHSTKGVFQLSVDDIEYVEYKNFKVNTKVKK